In Deltaproteobacteria bacterium, the sequence GGCGAGCGCCGCGGGCCCGCTCGCCGCGCTCGCCGCCCGGGCAACGGCAACGGTCGAGCGCCCGCTCTACGGCGCGCTGGGCGCCGACCGTGCCAGCGCGCGCCTCGCCCTCGACGGCCTCGGGAGTCGCGCACCGCACGGCACGCTCCACCTGGAGGCGCCCGCGCTCCGCGTCGCCCTGGCGGCCCCGGCCGATGCGCTCGCCGACCTCGAGTGGCGCCGCGCCGGCGACACGGATCGGGCGCGCGTCAGCGCGCACGCCGTGGGCGAGGAAGGGCGCCCGCTCGAGCTCGCCGCGACCGTCGAGCGCACGGCGGCGCGCACCACCGGCCGGCTCGAGCGGGCGACCCTCGCGCTCCCCGGCGGTCCGCCGTGGCAGCTTGCCGCCCCCGCTGCCTTCGCGATCGAGGACGGCCTTCGCACCGACGCCGTGACCCTCGCCGCCGGCGGGCAGCGCATCGTGTTTTCCGGCCGCGTCGGGCTGCGCGGCGCCTCCGACGCGACGCTCGCGGTCGAGCGCCTGGCGCTCGGGCAGCTCTGCGTGCTCGCCCGTGGCCCACGCTGCGCGGGCCAGGTGACGGCGCGCGCGGCGCTTACGGGCACGGCCGCCGCGCCGGTCGTGGACGCGACGGCGCGCGCCGAGGGCCTCGCGGTGGACGATGTCCGCTACGGGGTCCTCTCCCTCGACGCCCACGCGGCCGACACGCGCGCGTCGCTCCACGCCGTCCTCGTCCATCCCGAGGCGGGCGAGCTGAGCGCCGGGGGCACGGTGCCCCTCGACCTCGCCTGGACGGGGCCGCGGCGCGACCTCGGCGCCGCACCGCTCGAGCTCGTGCTGCGCGCCGACCGCCTCGATCTGACGGCGCTCCGCGCCCTCGCGCCGCACGTGATCCGCCGCTCCGCGGGGTTCGTCACCGTCGACCTGCGCGTCACGGGAACGCGGGCCGCGCCCCGTCCTGTCGGCCGGCTCGCGCTCGACGGCGGCACGCTCGAGCTCGTCGACACCGGCCTCCCGTACGAGGACCTGCGCGCCCGCATCGCGGCCAACGGCACCGTGCTCGACGTGCAGGAGCTGCACGCGCGCGCCGGCGACGGCACCGTCGACGGCAGCGGCCAGCTCGACGTCACACCGGGCGGACCGCTGCCGCTGGCGCTCACCCTCCGCTTCGATCGCTTCCTCGCCATCCGCCGCGAGACCGCGGAGGCGGCGGTGAGCGGCACCCTCGCGGCGCGCGGCGCGCTGACCGCCCCCGAGCTGAGCGGCGCGCTCGACGTCGAGCACGCCGTGCTCCGCCCCGCGGGGCTTCCGTCCACACCCCACACCCTGCCGCCCGACCCGACCATCGCCGTCGTCGGCCTCGAGGAAACGACCCCGCCGGTCGCGGCCGAGCCGACCCATGGCCTCCCCGCCGCGCTCGCCCTCGCGGTGACGATCCGCATCGCGCGGGATGCCTCCGTCCGGCGCACCGATGCCAACATCGCGCTCGGCGGCGAGCTCGCGCTGGCGAAGGCGCGCGGCGAGCCGCCGCACGTGACGGGCCAGGTGCGCCTCCTGCACGGCTGGTTCGAGTTCCAGGGGCGGCACTTCGAGATCAAGGAGGGCACGATCACGCTCGGCGGCGGGACGCCCCCCAAGCCCGTCTTCGACGTGACCGCCGGCTACCGCACGCCCGGCTACCGGATCACGGTGCACATCACCGGCTCGGCCGACAAGCCCAACCTGCTCTTCACCTCGGACCCGCCCCTCGAGCAGGCCGACATCCTCTCCGTCATCCTGTTCGGGAAGCCGGCGCGCGAGCTCGGCCGCGGGCAGAGCCTCGCGCTCCAGCAGCAGGCCCTCCAGATCGCTACGGGCTACGTGGTGCCGGAGCTGCGCAACTCGGTGATGAACGTGCTCGGGCTCGACACCCTCGAGGTCGCGTTCCCCGAGCGCACCCAGGCGCCCGGCCAGGTGCGCGTCGGCCGCTACGTCGCGGAGGACATCCTCGTCTCGCTGGGGCAGGAGTTCGGCACGCGCGTCGCGCAGGTGGCGGGGATCGAGTACGCGGTGGGAGCGAACGTGTCGGTGCGCGCGTCGACCTCGACGCGCGGGGACAGCGCCGTCGATCTGATCTGGCAGCGGCGCTACTGACTGGGCGCCGGCCGCGCCGCGCGCAGCAGCACGCTCGCAGCGGCGCGGTCGATGAACCAGGTGATCCGCTCCGAGGGGCGAACCAGCGCAGCCGGCACGCCCGCCGGGTCCGCGCCGTCGGAGACGGCCGCCGCCACGGCGGCGGCCGTCTCCCCGCCGACCGCGGTGACGATCACGTGGCGCGCGGCGGCGAGGACGGGCGGCGTCACCGTGATGCGCGCGACGCGCGGCTCCTCGGCGACCTCCTCGGGGACAACCGCCGCCACGGGTGCCGAGGCGCGGAGCGCCGCGGCGCCAGGCACGAGGGAGGCGACGGCGCCGCGCGCGGCGACGCCGAGGAGCACGAGATCGAAGACGGGAGCCTCGGCGGCGAGCGTCTCGGCGTACGCCGCCGCGATGCGAGCCGGGTCGCCGAGCGCGACGGGCGGCGGATGGATGCGCCCGGCTGCCACGCCGCGCGGGACGAAGAGCGAGTCGCGCGCCAGGCGCACGTTGCTCCGCCGGTCGTCGGCGGGAACGCAGCACTCGTCGCCCCAGAACCACTCGACGCGCTCCCACGGGAGGTCGCCGCGCGCGGCGAGCGCCACCATGACGCCCCGCCCGCTCCGCCCGCCAGCCAGCGCCACCGTGGCGCGGGCGCCTGCCGCGCGCAGGTGCCCGGCGGCCAGCGCCGCCGCCGCCTCGAACGCCTCCGCATCGCTCGGGTAGACCTCGAGCGTCATCGCCATGGGCGCGCCTTCATAGCCCATCGGCACCCGCGTTGCAGCCGCTGGGAGGCGCTGATAAGCAGCGGGCCGAGATGGCCAAGAAGCTCTTCGTCGGCAACCTCGCCTACGCGGTCACGGAGGACGACTTGCGCGCCCTGTTCGCGCAGGCGGGCACCTGCGAGTCGGTGTCGATCGTCATCGACCGGGACACCGGACAGTCGCGCGGCTTCGGGTTCGTCACCATGGCGAGCGCCGAGGACGCCGAGCGGGCCAAGAAGCAGCTCGACGGTACGGAACTGAAGGGCCGCCGCCTGCGGGTCGACGAGGCGGCCGATCAGTCGACGCGGCCGCGCGGCGGCGCGCCGCGGGGGCCGCGCCGCTAGTTGGGTTGACAAGCCGGCGAGCGACGGCGACCATCCGCCCATGGACCGCTCCGCCTCCTTCGCTCCCACTCTGCTCCTCGCCATGCCGCAGCTGCGCGACCCGAACTTCGTGCGCTCGGTCGTGCTCCTCTGCGAGCACGGGGCGCAGGGCGCGCTCGGCTTCGTGGTGAACCGCCCGACCGAGGTGCGCGCCGCGGAAGCCGTCGTGCTCGATCCGCCCGCCAGCGGCGACAGCGGCCTCATGCTGTGGACCGGCGGGCCCGTCGAGGCGCAGCGCGGTTTCCTCCTCCTCGGCGACGACCCGGGCGTGGCGGACAGCGAGCGGGTCGCCGAGGGTTTTCACCTGACCGCATCGGTCGAGGTACTCCGCCGGATCCTCGAGGCCGCTCCTGCCGACGTGGCACGGCGGCGCGCGCGGCTCCTCCTCGGCTACGCCGGCTGGGGTCCGGGCCAGCTCGACGCCGAGCTGACGGCCTCCGCGTGGCTCACCGCGCCGCCGGATCCGGCTCTCGTCTTCGAAACGCCGCCGGCGGAGATGTGGGAGCGTGCCATCCGCGGCCTCGGCGTCGATCCGATGGCGCTGCAGCTCGGAGCGGGCATCCAGTAGGTGCGCTCCCGGCGCATCGCGCGGGCATCACGGTCGAGGTCGAGACCGAGCACGGCGACCGCGCGCTACCTGGCGGCGCAGTTCCCCCGACGTGGTCCACCGCCACTTGTGGACCGCGCCCGGCCGCCTCCTCTGCCTGCGGTGCGACGACGCGCCCGAAATCGCGAGCGCGCCGAGCACGCCGCGCCGCGTCGAGCTGCGCTTCCACTTCACGCTCGGCGCCGCTGGCTGGCGCGAGGCGGCGAAGCGCGCGCTGCGCTGGCGGCGCGTGCCGACGCTCCGCCGGAGCCGTCTCAGCACGCTCACGTACTACGCGGTCTACTATCCGGTCTGGTGGCACCTCGAGGCACGCGGCGCGGCACATCCGCTGCACGCCGCGGACGTGGCGCTCGGCGGACGCGGGCTCCTGCTCGCCGGCCTCCCCGGCTGCGGCAAGTCGACGCTCGCGACCGCGCTCGCCGCGGACGGCCTAGAGCAGACGTACTCCGCCCACGCGAGCTGGGTCGAGCCGCGTGACTCGGTGACGATGGGCGGCTCACCGTGGTCCTTTGCGAAGTCCCGCTGCCCTTCTCCGAAGCCGCATAGACGGTCCTCGACCTGATCGAGACGACCCTCGACGTCGGCAAGCTCCAGGCCGGCCGCCACCGGCTCGGGCTCGAGGCGGTCTCGCCGCGCGCGTGTCACGCGCGCGGCTGGCAGGCTGTCTGGACAAAACGTCCAGATCATGCATAATAGGCCCTGGACGGGATCATGGCCGAAGCCGTGACCACCAGCGCGACCGACTTCAAGCAGCACGTCGGCAAGTACCTCGACGTGGCGCGCACCGGAGCGGTCATCATCGAGAAGCAGGGCCGGCCGACGGCCGTGCTGATCTCGGTCGAGGAATACGAGGCGCTGAATCCGTCCGCGTCGCGGGTGATCGATCGGCTCACCGAGGAATTCGATGCTTTCGTGGCGCGCATGCAGCGTCGCGGTTTCGAGAAGGCGATGGAGAAGGCGTTCGACGCGTCTCCAGCTGAGCTCGGTGCGGCGCATCGTCGCGGCATGAAGCGGCGTGGCCGCTGAACCGCGGCCGACGATCTGGGTCATCGCCGGACCGAACGGCGGCGGTAAGACAACGATTGTCGGCGAGATGATCCGCGAGGCTGGCGCGGACTATTTCGACCCCGACGAGGCCACGCGGCGGCTCCGCGAACGAAACCCGGGGCTCTCGCTCACCGACGCGAACGCGATCGCCTGGGAAGAGAGTCGCCGGCGACTCGAAGCGTCGATCTCGAACCTTGAAAATTTCGCCTTCGAGACGACGCTCGGCGGACGGACGATCGCCCGGCTGCTCCATCGCGCCGCGCATGGCGGCATGGCGGTCAAGGTCTGGTACGTCGCTCTGGACAGTGCTGACCGCCACGTCGCGCGGGTGAAGGCGCGTGTCGCCCGCGGTGGCCACGACGTGCCGGAAGGACGGATCCGGGAGCGGTACGACCGGAGCCGAGCGAACCTCGCGCGTCTTGTGCCGAAGCTCGCTGCGTTGAAGGTCTACGACAACAGCTTCGAGGCGCGCGTCGAGCAGCTCGAGCGCCCTCGGCTTCGGCTGATCCTCGACTTTGCCGACGGCCGCATTCGAAACCGCGACCGGCTCGCCGACACGCCCGAATGGGCAAAGCCGATCGTGGCGGCGACGATGAAGGTCGACCGGGGCATGGGCATAGCCCCTACAAAGGCCCGAAGTTGACCGAATCCTGCTTATCCGACGCTGACCTCCACCCAGGAGCCCCTACCTCGAGGCCCGGCGCACCTCTCCGGAGCCAAATAGCACACGCTCCCACCCGGCGGTCGCGGGTCTCGTCCGTCTTCGCCGCGGCGATCCACACCACGTAATCCCTGCGATGGCTGGGCGTGAAGGCATCCCACGTCTTCCGGGCGCGGGCGTTCTTCTTCAGCGCGGCGGCCAGGGCGGGCGGGGGCTTCACCGGCACGGGATTCTTGCGCCTCTCCTGCTGCGCCTTCTGCCACTCGGCGAGGACGCCGTCCTGATTGAGCTTCACCGCTGCCTGGACCAGCGCGGTGAGCGCGGCGCGGCTGGGGAACTCGCTCACCTGGGTGACCCTCTCCAGGCTGGCCAGCGCGGCGGCGGCGGGACCCTTGCGGAGGACGTCGGCCTTCCAGAAACCGATCCGGCAGTGCGCCTTGAAGGCGGCCACCGCGCACACCGGGCCGCGGTAGACGAAGAAGGGGCAGTTCCACTTGATGCACTCCTCGACCTCGGGGCAGGCGGCGTGCACCACCTCGCGCAGGTGCTCGATGATCGGCTGGGCGAAGGCGGGAGCCTTACGCAGGTAGGCGTCGACGGAGGGGTAGCGTTGGGACATGGCCGAGTCTCGGCGATGACGGCTGCGGCTGGCCAGCCGGATCAGTAGAGCCAGCTCGAAGAACAACGTCCCCGCCACCGGGTTCGCGTTGTACGGCGCGATGGGCTTGAAGCCTAGCGACCTGTCGAGCGCCGCCGCCTCTTTCATCGACGGCAGCGTGTCCAACCTCATCCTCGCATACACCTCGCCTGACCGGGATAAGGCGCATGAACGGCCTTTCGACGTCTGGTAACGCAGATTACGTCAAATTCCGCGGCGGACGCGACGCGCTGGGTCCAGTATTCCCACTATTCGCTCCTTGCGACTGTCGAGGCCATCTTCAACCTGGGTACGCTCGGGCCGGAACGACACCTCCGCCACCCCGATGTCGGACCTGTTCAGGGGCGAATCCCTTAGGACTTCGCTTTCTTCGAAGGTTTCGACTTGCCAGAACTGTTGAGGGCGACCGCTTGGCGAACGAGCGCCTTGAAGGCGGACTCGTCAACTTCTTCTCCTTCGTGGATGTCGATCGCGCGGCGTGCGTTTCCGTCGAGACTCGAGTTGAAGAGACGGGCCGGATCCTTCAGAGACGCGCCCTTGGCGAAGGTAAGCTTCACGACAGTCTTGTAGGATTCGCCAGTGCAGATGATGCCGTCGTGCGACCAAATCGGAGTGCCCATCCACTTCCACTCCTCGACGACGTCTGGGTCTGCTTCCTTGATGAGCTTGCGCATTCTGCTGAGGGTTTCCCCGCGCCAGTCCCCGAGTTCGGCGATTCTTTTCGAGATGAGCTCCGATGCCGACTGGCCTTGGCTGGCGCCCGACTTTTTCATGTTCTCATCCTAGCAGGCCGCTGCAAAAGCAGCGATTGCGGAGGGCATAGCCCCTACAAAGGCCCGAAGTTGACCGAATCCTGCTTATCCGACGCTGACCTCCACCCAGGAGCCCCTACCTCGAGGCCCGGCGCACCTCTCCGGAGCCAAATAGCACACGCTCCCGAACCTGTGGAGCCTCAACTTCGTCGTGCACGGGTTGCTGGGAGACGGCGTCGCGGCGTCGACGCGGAGCGACGCGCAGGCGAAGAGCCTGGGGGAGTTCCTGCGCGCACGGCTGGTCGACATTCCGCGGAGCGTCCTCGCCGAATAGGAGCTGGCGCGCGTGATGGAAGGGCGAGCACTGTGAAACTCTACGTGCTGCCACACGCATCAGCGTGAGCCGACCGCCACCGCTCGAGCCTCGCCGCGATCTCGTCGCGCACGCGCGCGATTAGCGCGGCACGGTCTTCCCCGGTGCCGCGCGCGATCGGATCCCCGATGCCCACCCGGACCCGTACGCCCCACGGGACGGGCAGCATGTTGTGTGCGAGGAGCCGCCACGACTCGTCGATCGCCATCGGCACCACCGGCGTCTCGGGCGCGGCGTCGAGCAACGCGCCGAGGCCCGCCCGGCGGAAGTCACCGAGCGCGCCGCGGCGCGCCCGCGTGCCTTCCGGGAAGATGACGGCCGAGCAGCGCCCGTCGCGCACGCGTTCGCCGAGGCCGCGGATGGCGGCGAGGGCTGACGCGCTGTCGCTCCGGTCGATCAGCGCATGGCCGCCGCGGCGCAGGTTGTAGGAGACGCTCGGGATCCAGCGCGCGAGCTCGCGCTTCGAGACGTACTTCGGGAAGTTCGACAGCAGGAGGCTGCCGATGATCGGGATGTCGAACATGCTCTGATGGTTCGAGACGACGATGTAGGAGGCGCCCCGCCGGACGCCGGGCGCCCGCTCCACGAGGAGCCTCGTGTCGCAGAGCCGGAAGGCTCCGAGGAGCGCGACCTGGAGTGCCCCGGCGACGTGCTCCTGCGGCCGCTCACCGAAGAGCCGCGCAACCCGCTGCGCGACGTCGAAGACCAGCAGGATCGCCGCGAAGACCGGCAGGAAGATGAGGGTGCCGAGCCAGGACGCCACATGCGCGACGTCCTCGCTGCGACGATCGGAGACCTGTCCGACGTCG encodes:
- the pgl gene encoding 6-phosphogluconolactonase, which encodes MGYEGAPMAMTLEVYPSDAEAFEAAAALAAGHLRAAGARATVALAGGRSGRGVMVALAARGDLPWERVEWFWGDECCVPADDRRSNVRLARDSLFVPRGVAAGRIHPPPVALGDPARIAAAYAETLAAEAPVFDLVLLGVAARGAVASLVPGAAALRASAPVAAVVPEEVAEEPRVARITVTPPVLAAARHVIVTAVGGETAAAVAAAVSDGADPAGVPAALVRPSERITWFIDRAAASVLLRAARPAPSQ
- a CDS encoding type II toxin-antitoxin system prevent-host-death family antitoxin → MAEAVTTSATDFKQHVGKYLDVARTGAVIIEKQGRPTAVLISVEEYEALNPSASRVIDRLTEEFDAFVARMQRRGFEKAMEKAFDASPAELGAAHRRGMKRRGR
- a CDS encoding ZTL protein, with amino-acid sequence MAAEPRPTIWVIAGPNGGGKTTIVGEMIREAGADYFDPDEATRRLRERNPGLSLTDANAIAWEESRRRLEASISNLENFAFETTLGGRTIARLLHRAAHGGMAVKVWYVALDSADRHVARVKARVARGGHDVPEGRIRERYDRSRANLARLVPKLAALKVYDNSFEARVEQLERPRLRLILDFADGRIRNRDRLADTPEWAKPIVAATMKVDRGMGIAPTKARS
- a CDS encoding DUF1801 domain-containing protein yields the protein MKKSGASQGQSASELISKRIAELGDWRGETLSRMRKLIKEADPDVVEEWKWMGTPIWSHDGIICTGESYKTVVKLTFAKGASLKDPARLFNSSLDGNARRAIDIHEGEEVDESAFKALVRQAVALNSSGKSKPSKKAKS
- a CDS encoding RNA-binding protein, encoding MAKKLFVGNLAYAVTEDDLRALFAQAGTCESVSIVIDRDTGQSRGFGFVTMASAEDAERAKKQLDGTELKGRRLRVDEAADQSTRPRGGAPRGPRR
- a CDS encoding 1-acyl-sn-glycerol-3-phosphate acyltransferase, coding for MIDVGQVSDRRSEDVAHVASWLGTLIFLPVFAAILLVFDVAQRVARLFGERPQEHVAGALQVALLGAFRLCDTRLLVERAPGVRRGASYIVVSNHQSMFDIPIIGSLLLSNFPKYVSKRELARWIPSVSYNLRRGGHALIDRSDSASALAAIRGLGERVRDGRCSAVIFPEGTRARRGALGDFRRAGLGALLDAAPETPVVPMAIDESWRLLAHNMLPVPWGVRVRVGIGDPIARGTGEDRAALIARVRDEIAARLERWRSAHADACGST
- a CDS encoding translocation/assembly module TamB yields the protein MRRLGRWLARGLVAGALLAVALALASRTGALRALERRAVVYLLERATDTRVTLAEVGGTLGHSLVLGDLRLAVGGRTVVRVPRLEVVYAPLSLLRGVLRLERVTLAAPRVRAVREGGARPFALQPGGGLPVEVDHLEVVDGRVAVALLDTEPPRRFAATALALAARGHLAPGGAELEVAKLRFVPRGLALAPVEAAGHVTASPSGAVRVRGFHLASGRSRLGAEAELDGTGAIDAHLALAPLAATDVRAVAPRSGLATDLRARVRMRGPWHALAVAAHVDLGPGGRLHARAALDAAESPVAYAARLAFARLDPGAVLPRLPRAEADGRLVVRGAGGAHRLRGVVRTPLAEVALQGRLAPGTPPAYRLSARVTLPRLEALAAGVTGSATGRVHLDGRGFEAVDRHARARVVLTHAMIRGVPLEHGVACALVEGARVQLTSARVTGPELRANGTGSLDLARHVADLTLAARADLARLGRRLGQPLAGAASLSASAAGPLAALAARATATVERPLYGALGADRASARLALDGLGSRAPHGTLHLEAPALRVALAAPADALADLEWRRAGDTDRARVSAHAVGEEGRPLELAATVERTAARTTGRLERATLALPGGPPWQLAAPAAFAIEDGLRTDAVTLAAGGQRIVFSGRVGLRGASDATLAVERLALGQLCVLARGPRCAGQVTARAALTGTAAAPVVDATARAEGLAVDDVRYGVLSLDAHAADTRASLHAVLVHPEAGELSAGGTVPLDLAWTGPRRDLGAAPLELVLRADRLDLTALRALAPHVIRRSAGFVTVDLRVTGTRAAPRPVGRLALDGGTLELVDTGLPYEDLRARIAANGTVLDVQELHARAGDGTVDGSGQLDVTPGGPLPLALTLRFDRFLAIRRETAEAAVSGTLAARGALTAPELSGALDVEHAVLRPAGLPSTPHTLPPDPTIAVVGLEETTPPVAAEPTHGLPAALALAVTIRIARDASVRRTDANIALGGELALAKARGEPPHVTGQVRLLHGWFEFQGRHFEIKEGTITLGGGTPPKPVFDVTAGYRTPGYRITVHITGSADKPNLLFTSDPPLEQADILSVILFGKPARELGRGQSLALQQQALQIATGYVVPELRNSVMNVLGLDTLEVAFPERTQAPGQVRVGRYVAEDILVSLGQEFGTRVAQVAGIEYAVGANVSVRASTSTRGDSAVDLIWQRRY
- a CDS encoding YqgE/AlgH family protein, yielding MDRSASFAPTLLLAMPQLRDPNFVRSVVLLCEHGAQGALGFVVNRPTEVRAAEAVVLDPPASGDSGLMLWTGGPVEAQRGFLLLGDDPGVADSERVAEGFHLTASVEVLRRILEAAPADVARRRARLLLGYAGWGPGQLDAELTASAWLTAPPDPALVFETPPAEMWERAIRGLGVDPMALQLGAGIQ